A portion of the Sulfurospirillum diekertiae genome contains these proteins:
- a CDS encoding ATP-binding protein: MYKIDLDIKLKDEKKFFIYGSELVQVLLSIVSNSKDAIAEQQNEEGKITIVCEYKPLKDIYRFTVSDNGGSIAADMIKVMFEPYISSKGITGTGLGLYMAKTIIEKHFKGTISSKNIEGGACITVDFPIATKEITISEILP, translated from the coding sequence ATGTACAAAATTGATCTGGACATTAAGCTCAAAGATGAGAAAAAATTCTTTATTTATGGAAGTGAACTGGTGCAAGTGCTACTCTCTATTGTTTCTAACTCTAAAGATGCCATTGCTGAGCAACAAAATGAGGAAGGAAAAATCACCATTGTGTGTGAATATAAACCGCTGAAAGACATCTACCGTTTTACCGTTTCTGACAATGGTGGAAGCATCGCCGCCGATATGATCAAAGTAATGTTTGAGCCTTATATCTCGAGTAAAGGCATTACGGGAACGGGGCTTGGACTTTATATGGCTAAGACGATTATTGAGAAGCATTTTAAAGGAACGATTAGTAGTAAAAATATTGAGGGTGGGGCATGCATAACCGTTGATTTTCCCATAGCAACCAAAGAAATTACTATCAGTGAAATACTTCCCTAA